CGAAGAAAAAAGAGATCTCGATTTTTTCAGTAAATACCTTTCAATCTGGGTTGCAGTCTGTATAAGTCTGGGGACAGCAGTAGGCTACATCTTTCCAGCTTTTGCAGACTCCCTAAGCAGGCTCGAAATAGCAAATGTTTCGATTCCTGTTGCAATCGTCCTTCTGATAATGATGTATCCCATCATGCTTAAAGTTAACTTTGAAGAAATTCTGAGGTTAAAAAGCAATTCAAAGCCTCTCACACTAACACTCATCATAAACTGGGCGATCAAGCCTTTCACAATGGCGATTATTGCCTGGTTCTTTATGCGCGTTGTTTTCTCGTCCCTTATACCGGTGGATCTGCAGACAGAATATATAGCAGGAATGATCCTGCTGGGTCTTGCTCCATGTACTGCAATGGTACTTGTCTGGACTTATCTTGCCAGAGGAAACATCAACTATGCACTCATCCAGGTTTCAGTAAACGACCTTATCATCCTCGTTCTCTTTGCCCCGCTTGGAAAGTTCCTTCTTGGAGTTACCACTGATTTCCCGGTACCCTTAATGACAATCTTTGTCTCTGTGCTTTTCTATGTAGCAATACCTCTTGGCCTTGCAATGCTGACAAGATACCTTATTATAAGGAATAATGGCATCACCTGGTTCGAAAACACGATGATAAAAAAGATCGAATGGATAACGCCAGCTGGGTTATTAGTTACTCTGGTTCTTCTTTTCGTATTTCAGGGAGACAAAATTATCAATTATCCCCTACACATCCTCTTGATAGCTATCCCCCTTATAATCCAGACCTACCTGATCTTTGCTGTCGGTTATGTGGGAGCCAGAAAATTAAAAATTCCCTATCAGGAAGCAGCACCTTCGACTTTTATAGGAGCAAGCAATTTCTTTGAACTATCTGTGGCCGTAGCCCTTATCCTTTTCGGGATGGATTCTGGAGCAGCGCTTGCTACTGTTGTGGGGGTGCTAGTAGAAGTACCGGTGATGCTGTCGTTAGTTAAGATCATGCAGAAAAATAATACGAAATTTGTATGGACTTAAAACACACAGCCTGACATTGAAGATCAAAAAGATGAAAAATAATATTGAGTTAATTGAGATGATTGAGTTCAGAAAAATGCAAAATTAAGAAATGGAAATTGTAAGTGAATTTACGAATGGTTAGAGAAAGAATAAAGCCTTTAAATCTTATATAAATAGAATAACTCAATGAGCCAGGAGATAACTAAATGTCTGAATTTACTGTAAATTCTACTATCTGTGGTTTCGTTCACAAGATACACGGAAGCAAAAAAGGAAATAAAATAATTGTTGACATAGAAACCCCATGTGAAAAGATAAAGAAATTCTCTCACATGGAAGTTCCCATGATGGAAATTCTGGATATCAAAAACAATTACGTTATCGATAGAGCACAGGAAGCGCAGTGCTCCTCAAATTGCCTTGTTCCCTGCGCAGTACTCAATCTCTGCAGAATGGAGAGTGGCTTCCTTGCAAAATCTCTAGTAAAAAAAGCAGGTAGCATCAGTATAGAGTTTGATGAAGTTTAAAAAAGGAAGAATTTGCCTCCTTTTTTAATTTTGGACATTATATTCTGCTTTACAGATTCATATTTCTTCCAGCTATGTTCATGAATTTCGGGCATGGAAAGTTCCGGGGCTTCGTTTCTTTCTTTTCCGCTGCAGGAATCGATTGCCTGCTGAATGACTGGGGGGTCGTTTGTCCCTACAAGGTCGATAACTTCAATTTCCCGGAGGAAGCGGGAGATTGCGGTCGCCGGAATTTCGTCAAGATAAGGAATCACTCCTTCGGATCCGATAATCTTTTTTGACCCTCCTAAAATCGAAATCCCGTTTTCGGCAAGTGCCAGCAGGGACTGCCCGGCGAAATGGTCACTTTCCTTCCCGCAAACAATAAGGCAGCTGATGTGAGGGTTCGAAAGCACATTAACTATTACCTTCTCAATCCCGAAATTTTCCGTAAAACAGGTTCCGCAGATGGCGTAGTTTTTCAGGTCCAAGCTTCGATAGTCGGAAGCAAGGGTTACTACTGCCACGGGAGATTTTGGGTCTCCTACTACGTAATCGCCGGAAGTTACAGGCCATCCCATGTGAAAGCTCCTTTTCTGAGTAATTCTTCATGTTAAAAGGTTGTTTAGTTCACTTTCTGATAATTTATAATTTTCATTTAATGAGTTGTTAACTGAGATATTAATTTCTGTTTGACTTATAAAGTTGAGTTCCTGATGTTGAATGATTAGTGTGAAAACCGTCAGGCTCATTAAGCCGGCGCGCGCATTCTAATTCTTTAGCAACTTCAGGTGAGAGCTTTTCGACCATACAAGACTGTCAGATGATCCTTAATTTATTGTCTGCTACTTCATTTAAAATGTGTATGCATGTTTACAGTTCTCCATCATATCCTCTATAAAAACAGCATAAAAGTTGTCTGGAATTATAACCTTTTCTCGGCCGCTTATAGCTCTAGCCTCAAGATCTTCCTGACAGGCATAAACTGTGCATCCCGGCAGTTTCTGTATACCGGAAAGAAGGTTATAGACTCCATCTCCTGCAAGGTAAAGCCTGGCATTCTTGGAACGAACCGCCAGTTTAAGACAC
The genomic region above belongs to Methanosarcina horonobensis HB-1 = JCM 15518 and contains:
- a CDS encoding tetrahydromethanopterin S-methyltransferase subunit A — protein: MTQKRSFHMGWPVTSGDYVVGDPKSPVAVVTLASDYRSLDLKNYAICGTCFTENFGIEKVIVNVLSNPHISCLIVCGKESDHFAGQSLLALAENGISILGGSKKIIGSEGVIPYLDEIPATAISRFLREIEVIDLVGTNDPPVIQQAIDSCSGKERNEAPELSMPEIHEHSWKKYESVKQNIMSKIKKGGKFFLF
- the tusB gene encoding sulfurtransferase complex subunit TusB, producing the protein MQEEYDIFLLTKPPFSPRSELCLKLAVRSKNARLYLAGDGVYNLLSGIQKLPGCTVYACQEDLEARAISGREKVIIPDNFYAVFIEDMMENCKHAYTF
- the arsB gene encoding ACR3 family arsenite efflux transporter, whose translation is MTEEKRDLDFFSKYLSIWVAVCISLGTAVGYIFPAFADSLSRLEIANVSIPVAIVLLIMMYPIMLKVNFEEILRLKSNSKPLTLTLIINWAIKPFTMAIIAWFFMRVVFSSLIPVDLQTEYIAGMILLGLAPCTAMVLVWTYLARGNINYALIQVSVNDLIILVLFAPLGKFLLGVTTDFPVPLMTIFVSVLFYVAIPLGLAMLTRYLIIRNNGITWFENTMIKKIEWITPAGLLVTLVLLFVFQGDKIINYPLHILLIAIPLIIQTYLIFAVGYVGARKLKIPYQEAAPSTFIGASNFFELSVAVALILFGMDSGAALATVVGVLVEVPVMLSLVKIMQKNNTKFVWT
- a CDS encoding DUF6951 family protein; this encodes MSEFTVNSTICGFVHKIHGSKKGNKIIVDIETPCEKIKKFSHMEVPMMEILDIKNNYVIDRAQEAQCSSNCLVPCAVLNLCRMESGFLAKSLVKKAGSISIEFDEV